A portion of the Thalassotalea sp. LPB0316 genome contains these proteins:
- a CDS encoding YbaN family protein, producing the protein MKHAIPRWLYILLGLCFVLLAALGVVLPILPTTPFLIVAGACFAKSSPRLHQWLLDNPTFGPLIYHWQTTRSIPRRAKRIAIISIVLTCAWSCYILPNWYLKLLVIALVAWPIYFLANLPLAEDVGRFNPNRQTK; encoded by the coding sequence ATGAAACACGCGATACCGCGTTGGCTTTATATTTTACTTGGCTTGTGTTTCGTTTTGCTAGCAGCACTAGGCGTCGTGTTACCTATTTTACCAACTACGCCGTTTCTAATCGTTGCGGGCGCTTGCTTTGCCAAATCATCGCCGCGTTTACATCAATGGCTGCTCGACAATCCCACTTTTGGCCCACTGATTTATCACTGGCAAACAACGCGCAGCATTCCGAGACGAGCAAAGCGCATTGCGATTATTTCGATTGTTCTCACTTGTGCTTGGTCTTGTTACATCTTACCAAACTGGTATTTAAAGTTACTTGTGATTGCCTTGGTTGCATGGCCAATTTACTTCTTAGCTAACCTACCGCTAGCCGAAGACGTCGGGCG